agcccacgcacacctgagccagatgcagcaacaacatccccagggccccagttgcaggaaaaagggccccagggctgggccgggggctgctcagccttggggcagctccacgggcgccacggcaaagctcagcctggccgcccgcagagccgccgcctccttggcctgggctgcgccgccattgggcgggagggctgtcagtctcctcccctgaggtgatcctggatctgattggctgccttaggggtcactccccccacagtgcccgccctgcctgaggtaatgtttcctgtgattggccggctgggatttctcgtTTCCCCCCCTatcaagtgatgggtcagatgGCTTATACACAGAGAGCACCATTCCGCATTGACACAGCCACtcagtgagaaaggaaaagcaggcagtgaattGCAAAGGGAAttacaacattatcacaataaatacaactagagaaaaaaagtactgcggacaggatgaacctgcaatgagttagactataactcttatgtagaagaagacagagacactttacagcttcagaagaaatccagtcatctgtttccacacagcatccttgagctcctggttcctcatgctgtagatgagggggttcagtgctggaggcaccaaagagtacagaacagacaccaccagatccagtgaaggggaggagatggaggggggcttcaggtaggcaaatgcaccagtgctgacaaacagggagaccacagccaggtgagggaggcacgtggaaaaggctttgtgccgtccctgctcagaggggatcctcagcacggccctgaagatcttcacataggacagcacgatgaaaacaaaacacacaaatactaCTAATATACCAAGTgcaagaagcccagcttccctgaggtaggagcgtgagcaggagagcttgaggatctgggggatttcacagaagaactgctcCACAGCATTGGccttgcagagcggcagtgaaaatgtattggccatgtgcagcagagaactgagaaacccagtggcccaggcagctgctgccatgtggacacaagctctgctgcccaggagggtcccgtagtgcaggggtttgcagatggcaacgtagcggtcgtaggacatgactgtgagaagaaaatactctgttgaaatggaaaagacaaagaagaatagctgtgcaacacatcctgtgtaagagatggccctggtgtcccacagaaagttggccatggacttggggacagtggtggagatggagcccaggtcgaggagggcgaggttgagcaggaagaagtacatgggggtgtggaggtgctggtcacaggctatggtggtgatgatgaggccgttgcccaggagggcagccaggtag
This window of the Caloenas nicobarica isolate bCalNic1 chromosome 30, bCalNic1.hap1, whole genome shotgun sequence genome carries:
- the LOC135999801 gene encoding olfactory receptor 14J1-like gives rise to the protein TPMYFFLLNLALLDLGSISTTVPKSMANFLWDTRAISYTGCVAQLFFFVFSISTEYFLLTVMSYDRYVAICKPLHYGTLLGSRACVHMAAAAWATGFLSSLLHMANTFSLPLCKANAVEQFFCEIPQILKLSCSRSYLREAGLLALGILVVFVCFVFIVLSYVKIFRAVLRIPSEQGRHKAFSTCLPHLAVVSLFVSTGAFAYLKPPSISSPSLDLVVSVLYSLVPPALNPLIYSMRNQEL